One window of Siniperca chuatsi isolate FFG_IHB_CAS linkage group LG15, ASM2008510v1, whole genome shotgun sequence genomic DNA carries:
- the uggt1 gene encoding UDP-glucose:glycoprotein glucosyltransferase 1 isoform X3 yields MWLLWVLLLSVLSAVSEGADSKAVTTTLTTKWADTPLLLEASEFLAEESQEKFWDFVEANQNIEGAHDDTDQAYYDLIVKKASALLSSVQVNMLKFALSLRAYSATVHSFQQIASNEPPPSGCSAFFNVHGEKTCDAESLAELLKTAPERPKPYLFKGDHKYSGSNPDAPVVILYAEFGKPDFQRLHQIISSKVNEGLATYVLRHYISNPSGKKVYLSGYGVELAIKSQEYKAKDDTQVQEAEVNATVIGENDPVDEVQGFLFGKLKAVYPELKEQLKELRKHLVESTNEMAPLKVWQMQDLSFQTAARILAAPAVDALNVMKDLSQNFPNKARSITRTVVNSEIRKEIGENQKFFKGTLGLQPGDSALFINGLHIDLDTQDIFSVFEVLRSEARVMEGLRSLHIETPYIHDILKLNVQPSDSDYAVDIRNPAISWINNLETDHRYSSWPYNVQELLRPTFPGVIRQIRKNFHNLVIILDPTQENAAELLSVAEMFYANNIPLRIGLVFVVSDEDDIDGMQDAGVALVRAYNYISDEVDSQSAFEAVISMFNQVPIGGQLSVGDVVKVLEKRFPYVEVSSVLGADSSYDSNRKDGRAYYEQTGVGPLPVVMYNGIPYQREQLDPDELETVTMQKILETTSFYQRAVYLGELATDHDVVDFIMNQPNVVPRINPRVLSTSRTYLDLSDTNNHFVDDYARFSTLDTKEKSTAVANSMNYMTKKGMTTTNRHDDGYIRPVTFWVVGDFDKPSGRQLLYDAIRHMKTSNNVRLGMISNPSAVLSTETSRVARAIWAAMQTQSANNAKNFITKMAKEETAAALEKGVDIGEFAVGGMDVSLFKDAYESPKFDFLLSHAAYCRDVLKLKKGQKAVISNGRIIGPLDEEEVFNQDDFLLLESIILKTSGERIKSKVQQFGIEDDRASDLVMKVDALLSSQPKGEARVEYDFADDRYSAVKIRPKEGDVYFDVVAVVDPVTRDAQKLAPLLVVLKQLVNVNLRVFMNCQSKLSEMPLKSFYRHVLEPEVVFQADGSFSPGPMAKFLDMPQSPLFTLNLNTPESWMVESVHTRYDLDNIYLQEVENIVAAEYELEHLLLEGHCFDVSSGQPPRGLQFTLGTTSEPVIVDTIVMANLGYFQLKANPGAWILKMRKGRSDEIYKIYSHDGTDSPPDSDDIVVVLNNFKSRIIKVKVQKKPDKFNEELLSDVAEENDAGFWKSLTRGFTGGGKTEELKQEKDDVINIFSVASGHLYERFLRIMMLSVLKNTKTPVKFWFLKNYLSPTFKEFIPHMAKQYGFQYELVQYKWPRWLHQQTEKQRIIWGYKILFLDVLFPLAVDKILFVDADQIVRTDLKDLRDFDLEGAPYGYTPFCESRREMDGYRFWKSGYWASHLAGRKYHISALYVVDLKKFRKIAAGDRLRGQYQGLSQDPNSLSNLDQDLPNNMIHQVPIKSLPQEWLWCETWCDDSTKKSAKTIDLCNNPMTKEPKLQAAVRIVAEWTDYDQEIKRMQTRVQERLNHTTKQQSTDAHTEL; encoded by the exons ATGTGGCTTCTGTGGGTCCTGCTGCTGTCGGTGCTCTCTGCAGTGTCTGAGGGTGCAGACTCCAAGGCTGTCACCACCACCCTCACAACCAAATGGGCAGATACTcctctgctgctggaggccag tgAGTTCTTGGCAGAGGAGAGCCAGGAGAAGTTCTGGGACTTTGTGGAGGCCAATCAGAACATAGAAGGAGCGCATGATG ACACAGATCAGGCCTACTATGACCTGATTGTGAAGAAAGCCAGTGCCTTGCTCAGCTCCGTCCAGGTGAACATGCTTAAGTTCGCCCTCTCCCTGAGAGCCTACTCTGCCACAGTACACTCCTTCCAGCAG atAGCGTCCAATGAGCCTCCTCCATCTGGCTGCTCAGCATTTTTCAACGTCCATGGAGAAAAGACGTGTGATGCAGAAAGTTTAGCAGAATTGCTGAAAACAGCCCCTGAGAG gCCGAAGCCATACCTCTTCAAAGGTGATCACAAATACTCAGGATCAAATCCAGATGCTCCTGTTGTCATTCTGTATGCCGAGTTTGGGAAACCAGATTTCCAGAGGCTTCACCAAATCATATCATCCAAAGTCAATGAAGGCCTGGCGACTTATGTGCTCCGTCATTACATATCT AATCCAAGTGGAAAGAAAGTCTATCTGTCTGGGTATGGAGTGGAGCTGGCCATCAAAAGCCAGGAGTACAAGGCAAAGGACGACACACAAGTCCAag AGGCGGAGGTGAATGCTACAGTGATCGGAGAGAATGATCCAGTGGACGAGGTCCAGGGATTCCTTTTTGGCAAACTGAA GGCCGTCTACCCAGAGCTGAAAGAACAGTTAAAGGAGTTGAGGAAACATTTAGTAGAAAGCACCAATGAAATGGCACCTCTGAAAGTCTGGCAAATGCAAG ATCTGAGTTTCCAGACAGCAGCCCGCATTCTTGCTGCTCCCGCTGTTGATGCCCTCAACGTCATGAAAGACCTCAGTCAGAACTTCCCTAACAAAGCCAG GTCCATCACAAGAACAGTGGTCAACTCTGAGATCCGCAAGGAGATTGGCGAGAACCAAAAG TTTTTCAAAGGAACTCTGGGCCTGCAGCCTGGGGATTCAGCCCTGTTCATCAACGGGCTGCATATAGATCTGGACACACAAGACATTTTCAG TGTGTTTGAGGTGCTGCGCAGTGAGGCGAGGGTGATGGAGGGACTGCGCTCCCTACATATCGAGACGCCCTACATCCACGACATCCTGAAGCTCAACGTCCAGCCATCTGACTCAGACTACGCTGTTGACATCCGCAACCCCGCCATCAGT tggATTAACAACTTGGAGACAGACCACAGGTACAGCTCGTGGCCTTACAACGTGCAGGAGCTGCTCAGACCGACCTTCCCTGGAGTCATCAGGCAGATCCGCAAGAACTTCCACAATCTG gtgatCATTCTGGACCCAACTCAGGAGAATGCTGCTGAGCTGCTGAGTGTTGCAGAGATGTTTTATGCTAACAACATCCCACTCAG GATAGGTCTGGTGTTTGTGGTGTCAGATGAAGATGACATAGACGGTATGCAGGATGCAGGTGTGGCGCTGGTCCGAGCCTACAACTACATCAGCGACGAGGTGGACAGTCAGAGTGCATTTGAAGCTGTCATCTCG ATGTTCAACCAGGTACCTATCGGTGGACAGTTGAGCGTAGGTGATGTAGTGAAAGTGTTGGAGAAGAGGTTCCCCTATGTGGAGGTCAGCAGCGTCCTGGGAGCCGACTCCAGCTACGACAGCAACAGGAAG GACGGGCGGGCGTACTATGAGCAGACGGGGGTGGGCCCATTGCCTGTGGTCATGTACAACGGCATACCTTACCAGCGTGAACAGCTGGATCCGGATGAACTGGAGACAGTCACCATGCAAAAGATCCTGGAGACCACCTCCTTCTACCAGAGAGCCGTCTACCTG GGTGAGCTGGCTACGGATCACGACGTTGTGGACTTCATCATGAATCAGCCCAATGTTGTTCCTCGCATCAACCCCAGAGTGCTGTCCACCAGCAGAACATACCTGGATCTGTCTGATACCA ACAACCACTTTGTAGATGATTACGCTCGCTTCTCGACTCTTGACACCAAAGAGAAGAGCACCGCTGTGGCCAACAGCATGAACTACATGACTAAGAAAG GGATGACCACCACCAACAGGCATG ATGATGGCTACATCCGTCCTGTGACTTTCTGGGTGGTCGGAGACTTTGACAAGCCCTCGGGACGTCAGCTTCTTTATGATGCCATCAGACACATG AAAACCAGCAACAACGTCCGACTGGGGATGATCAGCAACCCATCAGCCGTTCTGTCCACTGAGACGAGCCGCGTGGCCAGAGCAATCTGGGCCGCCATGCAGACGCAATCTGCCAACAACGCCAAGAACTTCATAACCAAGATGGCTAAAGAAGAGACTGCCGCGGCCCTGGAGAAGGGAGTCGACATTGGAGAGTTTGCTGTTGGG GGTATGGATGTGTCATTATTTAAGGATGCGTATGAGAGTCCCAAATTTGACTTCCTGCTCTCACATGCTGCCTACTGTCGAGATGTTCTCAAACTGAAGAAAGGACAGAAAGCAGTTATCAGCAATGGAAGA ATCATAGGTCCACTGGATGAAGAGGAGGTGTTTAACCAGGATGACTTCTTACTTTTGGAGAGCATCATCCTGAAAACGTCTGGAGAGCGAATCAAAAGCAAAGTCCAGCAGTTTGGAATTGAGGACGACAG GGCCAGCGACCTTGTGATGAAGGTGGAcgctctgctctcctctcagcCCAAAGGAGAGGCTCGGGTAGAATATGACTTTGCCGATGACCGCTACAG TGCTGTGAAGATCCGCCCTAAGGAGGGAGACGTGTACTTTGATGTTGTTGCCGTGGTGGATCCTGTAACCAGGGACGCACAGAAACTAGCTCCTCTCCTAGTG GTTCTGAAGCAGCTCGTAAACGTCAACTTACGGGTCTTCATGAACTGCCAATCCAAACTGTCAGAAATGCCTCTCAAGAG TTTTTACCGCCATGTGTTGGAGCCAGAGGTGGTGTTTCAGGCTGATGGTAGTTTCTCGCCCGGCCCCATGGCCAAGTTCCTGGACATGCCTCAGTCTCCCCTCTTCACCCTGAACCTCAACACTCCAGAGAGCTGGATGGTGGAGTCTGTGCACACCCGGTACGACCTGGACAACATCTACCTGCAGGAG GTGGAGAATATTGTAGCAGCAGAGTACGAGTTGGAGCATCTTTTGTTGGAAGGCCATTGTTTTGACGTCAGTTCAGGCCAGCCGCCACGCGGCCTCCAGTTCACCCTGGGAACCACCTCCGAGCCGGTCATTGTGGATACAATCGTCATGGCAAACCTG GGTTACTTTCAGCTGAAGGCAAACCCAGGCGCCTGGATCCTGAAGATGAGGAAAGGACGCTCTGATGAAATCTACAAGATCTACAG CCATGATGGCACTGACTCTCCACCTGACTCCGATGACATTGTAGTCGTGCTGAACAACTTCAAGAGCAGGATCATTAAAGTCAAG GTCCAGAAGAAACCAGACAAGTTCAACGAGGAGCTGCTGAGTGACGTGGCCGAGGAAAATGACGCTGGCTTCTGGAAATCTCTGACCAG aGGGTTCACAGGTGGAGGAAAGACGGAGGAACTAAAGCAGGAGAAGGACGACGTGATCAACATCTTCTCTGTGGCCTCGGGGCATCTGTATGAGAGGTTCCTCAG GATTATGATGCTGTCAGTTCTGAAGAACACCAAAACTCCCGTCAAGTTCTGGTTCCTCAAGAACTACTTGTCCCCGACTTTCAAG GAGTTCATCCCCCACATGGCAAAGCAATATGGTTTCCAGTACGAGCTGGTCCAGTATAAGTGGCCACGCTGGTTACACCAGCAAACCGAGAAGCAGAGGATCATCTGGGGCTACAAGATCCTGTTCCTGGACGTGCTGTTTCCTCTCGCTGTCGACaagatcctgtttgtggacGCTGACCAG ATTGTGCGAACTGACCTGAAGGACCTGCGTGACTTTGACCTAGAGGGGGCTCCGTACGGTTACACTCCGTTTTGCGAGAGCCGGAGGGAGATGGACGGCTACCGCTTCTGGAAGTCCGGCTACTGGGCGAGCCACCTTGCCGGACGCAAATACCACATCAG TGCCCTGTATGTGGTCGACCTGAAGAAGTTCAGGAAAATAGCTGCAGGAGATCGACTCAGAGGACAGTACCAGGGGCTCAGCCAAGACCCCAACAGCCTTTCAAACCTCGACCAG gatCTGCCCAACAACATGATCCACCAGGTTCCCATCAAGTCTCTGCCTCAGGAATGGCTGTGGTGTGAAACGTGGTGTGATGACAGCACCAAAAAGAGCGCCAAGACAATAGACCTG TGTAACAACCCCATGACCAAGGAGCCCAAGCTGCAGGCTGCGGTGAGGATCGTGGCCGAGTGGACCGATTATGACCAGGAGATTAAACGTATGCAGACCAGAGTCCAGGAGAGGCTGAACCACACAACAAAGCAGCAAAGCACAG aTGCTCACACAGAGTTGTGA